The genomic interval CGTCAACTGCATCTGTCTCGTGCCAACGGCATCCGCAAACCGGCCGACGGCGCGCACCGCGGTCGTTCCGATCTCGGCATGCAATTGTCCGGTCATCGACGGAAGACCGGCCGCCAGCGCAGCAAGGTCGGCCGCATAGAGCGTGTTGTAGGCATCGTTATAGGCCGCGTCCGGACGCACGCCGGCCGATGGCCGCGCCATGTCGATCGCGGTGCCCAGCGCGGTCTCGTTTACCGTGCCAGTAATGCCGAGGGCTGCCAGATCGCCATAGCGTTCCGGCGTTGCCGCCAGCGACAATGCTTTGTCGAAATAGAGCACATCGAAACGCGTGTTTGCCGCAAGGCCAGAGGCCGGCTGGGCGAGGCCGTCGAAACTGCCAGCAACGCTGCCGTCCGGGGCCGAAACGAAGGTGAAGAGCTCGCCCGGCTGAGGCGTGAAGCTGTTGGTGGCGGAACCCGAAATGCCGCGCAACTGCGGGGCAAGCGTGCCGCCCGCGGTGAACACGTTGCCGCTGCCGGCAAGGATCAGGCGGTCATAATTGCCGGCGCCGTTGCCGGTTCCGGTTCCGTCGACTTCGATCGTCGCGACAGCAGAAGAATTGAGCGTGACATCGCCGTAGACGGTCAGCGTTCCGGGCGAATTGCCTGGGGCCAGTTCCCCGGAAACATCGATGTCGCCGCGCACGACGCCAACGCCGCCGAGCGTGCCCTTGCTGCCGACCGTCAGAACCGGCGTTGCCAACGCGCCATCCACCGACAAGAGGCCCCCGGTGACCGAACTACCCTTCTTGAAGGCCGCGGCGCTGGCGATCTCAAGCGTGCCGCTGCCCTGCTTTTCCAGACTGCCGTCACTTTCGAAGGAAACGAGCCAGGTCGTATCGGCATTGCCCGCGCCAACCGTGTAGACCCCGTCCCCGCTCATGCCCACCGGTCCGACGGAAAGCGCGCGATCGAGCCGGAGCAGGCCATGGCCAAAGACGGCATCGACGCCTTCAGCGCCGAGATCCTCGGCGGTCATGAACAGGATGTCGACGATCTTCGCCGGCGAGAAGGTCGGATAGGCCTCCGTCAGCACGGCCACGGCGCCCGAGACGTTCGGCGCGGCCATTGATGTTCCGCTGTAGTTGTCATATCCGCCCATATCCTCGGGAACCGTGGAATAGATGCCGCTGTCGACGTGATTGGCCTGCCCGCCGCCGGGTGCGGCGATACACCATTCCATGGCGACGCCACAGTGACTGGAATAGTCGGCAATATGGTTATAGGCATCGAGCGCCACGACGACGACGATGCGGCCGCGCTCAATCCCGTCGGCCTTCTCGGCCGCGGCCAGCGCTTCGGCGGTTGTGAAGCTCAGATCAAGCCCGGCGCCGTGATCGTCATAGATCAATGCGCCTGCCGAATTGGTCGCGCCCTCGTTTTTCGGCTGAATGAAGGGGTAAAGGCCGCCGCCCGACGGATTTTCCGCGTAGACAGGAGCTCTGAGCATCTCATTGCCCGCTGCCACGACCAGGATCTGGCCGGCATCCATATTGGCCCTCAGCGCCTTGGCTTCGGCCATCACTTCGTCCGGATCCTCGATGTCCCAGTTCAGCTCGCCAGGATCGGCCCCTGGACCGTAGCTCATATTGATGACGGCAATGTCTTCAAACTGGGCCAGGTAGCGGCTGGCATCGATTGCAGGCTCCTGCATGTTCCCGGACAGGGGATCGCATTCGTCGTAGAGCACGTTCGGACCGCAGCCTTCAAGGTCGTCGAAGTCGAACTCCTTGTAAACGCCGCCGCCGAGATCGACTCTCACGGGACCGTCGCCATGGGGGATGGCCTTGACGGCCAAAATCCGCGCATCCGGCGCGACGCCTTCCATGCCGAACCCGTTGTGACCGGCCCCGATAATGCCCGCGACATGGGTGCCATGCCCGTTGACGTCGTAGGAATCCGTCCAGCCCTGCTCAAACCCGGCTTTGAATTCCTCAAGCGTGATGGTCTCGCCCTCGAGATCCCTGTCGACCCAGTAAAGATAGGTCTTCGACCGATCATCGACGCGGCCTTCAAATTCCGGGTGCATCGTGCCGTCGGGCCGCACATCGAGACCGGTATCGATAACGCCGACGAGGACATCCTTGCCGGTAAAGCCGAGCTCGCGCGCCGTCCTGGCGTGGATGGCATCGAGCGAATAATTGCGCTGGAACTCACTGAGCGCGCTTTTGGGAATATCGGGATTGCCGCCGGGATACGGCAAAGCCCGTTCACCCGGCGCAGACGTCAGCGACCGCGACGGATAGACCTGCGCCAGATGGCGTCCGCTGTCGACCGCGCGCGCGATGTTCTGCGCCAGATCCGGGCGCAGGCCGATGGCTGTCGCCTTGATCTGGTCTGCGCGAGCCGGCGTCAGCCGGGTGTTTTCCACAATGCTGGCGAGGAAGGACGTGGTGCCGTAGCCGGCGGCCTGACCGAGCGCATCCTCGATGGCCGATGCCGAGAACCAGGATTGCGCGCCAGCCGTAACGCCGGCCTCCGCGGCCTGGGCCGGGCTGAAGGCGGGCGCGATCAACGCCGAGGCCATCAGCAGAGCAAGCGTGCGGCAGCGCAGAACCTTGCGGCCACGAGCGTGTGAAGCAGTACCAGAAAACATTTTTGACCCCCAGTTTTTTTTCGAAACCCCACCTTGAAGATGCCGGTTTCGCTTTTTCGCGCAAACAAGCGCAGTTTCCCTGGATCTGGCCACCCCTGTCGCCAGTCCCGGACACGATCTCTTTTTCGGGAAGCGGCGACGCGCGCTGCCCGGATTGATCGTTTTTGACTAAAGGAAGGCAGAACGCTTGTATCGCCCGCACGTCCCCAATGATGTGCAGGACGTACCGAAATGGATTTCTTCCAGCGGAAGCCTGCCCCGCGTCAGACGCCTGCAAACCATGCAGGCCAGGTATATCTTGTCGGAGCGCCGGAAGCGGCGGACATCGAGGCCACGTGGCGTTGCCGCCTGGCCTCGCCCGGCGTCATGCCATAGCGGCGGCGAAAGGCCCGGATAAAGGCGCTCTCGGACTGGAACCCGACCGAGGCAGCGATGGCGTTGTTGTTGAGCGGCAGTGCATACGGATCGGTGAGCTTGTGATAGGCCGCGGCGAGCCGCCGCTCCCGCACGAAGGCAGCAACGCCGCCATAGGGTTCGAAATGGCGATAGAGCTTCGTCCGCGAGATGCCGAAGCGGGCGGCGATATCCTCCACCGTCAGGCTTTCGCTTTCGAGATTGGCGTCGATATGCCGGCGCACCTCCTGCAGCACGCTTTGTTGCAGCAAAGTCGTCTGCTCGTCCGAAAGATCGCGGCTGTTATTGATGACGGCGGCAAGAAAATGGACCAGCGCCGAAAACACCTGGGGTCCGTCCTCCGCGCGGATTGCAGGGGCCATGCGATAGACATCCAGAACATGGGTGCGGAACAGGCGGGCAAGTGGCGTGTCGCGGCGCACACGCCGGTAATGCAGCCCATCGGGCTCGCGCAGCAGCGGCGCGAGCCGGTCGCGCGGCACGGCAAGCGCCATGAGGTCGAAATCCTCGTTGACGGTGTCGAGCGGCTCGGCATTGTCGAAGATACAGATATCGCCTGCATCGAGAATGACATCGCCGCGGGCGGTGCGCGCGTGACAGCGCCCCTTGAGGAATATCTGGATCATGTAGTTGTCGACGCCATCGCGGCCGATCTGCGTGCGGCTGCGCGAAAAAGCCTGCTGCACGCTCGCGCAGCGCCCCAGCGTGCCCGCGCCAAGCAGGAAACCGTTCACTTCCGCGTGAAACGGTTCATCCGCGGCGGCATCCAATGTGGGCAGGTAGAGCTGGCTCATGGCGTCGCGCCATTCCTGGTAGTCGGTGCTCGCAAAGACGTCGTTAGGGACGGCGTCCTCCTCCACTGGCTTGACTGTGGTCTCTTCCGGCAATTTGCGTCTCCCCCAAGGCGGCGGTATCACCGCCGCTTGCTCCTTTCCAATCAACTCAATAAAGACCCACCCGGGCGCGAGGCCTTTGATGATCGTCAGCTAAAATACTGTAAAGCATTCTGCCGCTGTCCTCAAATCGCGTCGGTTTCCGCCGGTTTTTGGAGGGAATGCGAGCGCTTCCGCTATCGCGACGCCAGCATCATCTCAGCGGCCTTCTCCGCGATCATCGTCACCGGCGCATGGGTGTTTCCGGAGGGAATGGTGGGCATGATCGAGGCGTCGGCGATGCGCAGATTGGCGAGGCCACGCAGTTTCAACTCCGGATCGACCACGCTTGCGGGGTCGCTGCCCATGCGGGCCGTGCCGACGGGGTGGAAGATGGTGGTGCCGAGCCTACCCGCCGCCTTCAGGAGGTCTTCGTCCGATTGCACATCCGGACCGGGTTTGATCTCGCACGGGTTGAGCCCGACCAGACCGGCGGCGGCCATCAGGCGTCGGGCGTGGCGGAGACTGTCGACGGCGACGATCTGGTCGGCGCGCGCGGAGAGATAGCAGGGCCGGATTTCGGGCGGGCGATCTGGCACGGGCGCGGTGATATGGATCGTGCCGCGACTTTCCGGCCGCAGATTGCAGACGGAAACCGTAACCCCCGGCTCCTTGTCGAGCGGCTGGCCGAAGGCTTCCAGCGAAAGCGGCTGGATATGATATTCGAGATTGGCCCGCTCATGCTCGGGCGAGGACCGGGTGAAGATGCCGAGCTGGCTCGGCGCCATCGACATCGGCCCGGTGCGGCGAAAGGCATATTCGAGGGCAATGCCGGCCTTGCCCGCAAGCGTCGCGAGCCGATCGTTCAGGGTGAGCGCGCCGGTGATGCGGAACACGGTGCGAATTTGCAGATGGTCCTGAAGGTTTGCACCCACGGCGGGAATATCGAGCGCGACCGGAAGACCAAGGGATTG from Martelella mediterranea DSM 17316 carries:
- a CDS encoding S8 family serine peptidase translates to MFSGTASHARGRKVLRCRTLALLMASALIAPAFSPAQAAEAGVTAGAQSWFSASAIEDALGQAAGYGTTSFLASIVENTRLTPARADQIKATAIGLRPDLAQNIARAVDSGRHLAQVYPSRSLTSAPGERALPYPGGNPDIPKSALSEFQRNYSLDAIHARTARELGFTGKDVLVGVIDTGLDVRPDGTMHPEFEGRVDDRSKTYLYWVDRDLEGETITLEEFKAGFEQGWTDSYDVNGHGTHVAGIIGAGHNGFGMEGVAPDARILAVKAIPHGDGPVRVDLGGGVYKEFDFDDLEGCGPNVLYDECDPLSGNMQEPAIDASRYLAQFEDIAVINMSYGPGADPGELNWDIEDPDEVMAEAKALRANMDAGQILVVAAGNEMLRAPVYAENPSGGGLYPFIQPKNEGATNSAGALIYDDHGAGLDLSFTTAEALAAAEKADGIERGRIVVVVALDAYNHIADYSSHCGVAMEWCIAAPGGGQANHVDSGIYSTVPEDMGGYDNYSGTSMAAPNVSGAVAVLTEAYPTFSPAKIVDILFMTAEDLGAEGVDAVFGHGLLRLDRALSVGPVGMSGDGVYTVGAGNADTTWLVSFESDGSLEKQGSGTLEIASAAAFKKGSSVTGGLLSVDGALATPVLTVGSKGTLGGVGVVRGDIDVSGELAPGNSPGTLTVYGDVTLNSSAVATIEVDGTGTGNGAGNYDRLILAGSGNVFTAGGTLAPQLRGISGSATNSFTPQPGELFTFVSAPDGSVAGSFDGLAQPASGLAANTRFDVLYFDKALSLAATPERYGDLAALGITGTVNETALGTAIDMARPSAGVRPDAAYNDAYNTLYAADLAALAAGLPSMTGQLHAEIGTTAVRAVGRFADAVGTRQMQLTNGLAGTGDRSAGEGTLWASGNSLSTSVGSANGLSGYDVSGGNGVFGYDWRFGQGVAGVAASYEYADVSASASGSGDVGTYQAALYGSFDAGMMTFAGRAGLGYGDLSTSRITALGAYSATASASGHGTGGFIEAAAFSDLDMDAFTLTPSATLGYRAFHRDSMQESGSSFALAIPSQTFDETQTTLAVALSKDISFDNGVRLLPAISAGWRHDYGDTGRSSTLGIFGSDFDVAGADIGADAFIGRVSVTAFADDRFTFEAAYEGEFRENLESHMFSAKASLSF
- a CDS encoding helix-turn-helix domain-containing protein; amino-acid sequence: MPEETTVKPVEEDAVPNDVFASTDYQEWRDAMSQLYLPTLDAAADEPFHAEVNGFLLGAGTLGRCASVQQAFSRSRTQIGRDGVDNYMIQIFLKGRCHARTARGDVILDAGDICIFDNAEPLDTVNEDFDLMALAVPRDRLAPLLREPDGLHYRRVRRDTPLARLFRTHVLDVYRMAPAIRAEDGPQVFSALVHFLAAVINNSRDLSDEQTTLLQQSVLQEVRRHIDANLESESLTVEDIAARFGISRTKLYRHFEPYGGVAAFVRERRLAAAYHKLTDPYALPLNNNAIAASVGFQSESAFIRAFRRRYGMTPGEARRQRHVASMSAASGAPTRYTWPAWFAGV